The Chryseobacterium glaciei DNA window AATATTTCCAATTCTAGCTTCTGGTAAATGAAGGATTTCCGCTAGAACGTAGCTAGAATTCAATTCAGCTTCTTTTTGCACAATTTTTTTTGTTACATTTTGTATGTCAGATTTTTCCGAAGAGAATCTAGCTAATAAATTCGCAGCACTACTTCCCCTATACCCTTGTAAGATAAGTTTTTCTTTATTATTTTCAGAAATAATTTCAGCCACAATAGAAAAAGTATCAGGTATATCTTCCCAATTTTCTGTATAATCATTGAAGTCTTCATCGGTTAACTGAATAATTGTAGTATTTTCAAACTGCATCTCTTGCAGTTTTTGATTCAGCAGAATTTGTAAAGAAGTCAATCTAATATTAAGTTCTTGTTTTTCTTTAGATATAGGTATTGTAAAACCAGTTAGATATAGGTGTACTCCTTTGGCAATAATATCCTGTCTATAGCCAATTCCTATTTCTGTGTCCAAAGCATAAAGCAATGGAATTTCTTCTTGATCAAATCTTTCAAGAAATGCTTTTTTAAACCTTTGAAGATAAGTTTCTTTATTAATTGACGTAATTCTATTTAATAAACTTATTCCCGTTTTCAATTCTTTTCTCCAACGTAGAGGAAGTTCTATTTTATTTTTATAATATAAATCGGTTTGGAAAAGAAATTTACCCTCATACTTTATTTGAAAAGACTTTATGAGTTCTTCTATTTCGAGGTAAAGTTGTGTGTCATTTGAAATGTTTTCATCCAGTTCATCTAGTTTTTTTTGTATTGTAATCAAAGTACTATACTCTTTTGTTATTTCCTTATTTTTTAGCAAGGAAATAAGTATGGATAAAAAGTCTACACCAGAAACATGAGGTTCAAGTTCACTAATTAATAATTGATTTTCTATAAGTTCTTCTACATATTCTTTAGCTTCATCCTTTGTAATATCTTGATTAACCAGAATATCAGAAATTTGAGAAATAGTTTTACCTTGATTGGAAAAGTGCAATGCTTTCTCTAATTCTTTAGACAGTAATGCAGTAGATGTTATATATTCCCTTCTTCCGTTAACATATTCATATTCTATATACCGCAGTTTATTACTAACTTTATAGATACTAGTACTAGGAAAAAATAATAGTTTTTCTTTTACCTCAGGTATTGTAGCAAAATGCTGGGATAATAATACAAGAAAATGCATATCCAGCGTGGTATGTCTAATCATTTTGACACCAACATCTTTTCCTTCGGAAAAAATAGAAATATCTTTATTAAATGTTCCCAAACTAACTCCGGCAAACAGTCCAAATGGAGTACATCGGGAGCTGATACGGCTAAAGTATTTCAGAAGAGTCTTTTTTAATCTATATTGCT harbors:
- a CDS encoding lantibiotic dehydratase family protein; amino-acid sequence: MPAFPYQFFEEFIVRTPLFSYQTFINRLNKEDISDMELRGIYSDVFFQEAVYLASPDLYNELRKWFSREKEYSEKEQYRLKKTLLKYFSRISSRCTPFGLFAGVSLGTFNKDISIFSEGKDVGVKMIRHTTLDMHFLVLLSQHFATIPEVKEKLLFFPSTSIYKVSNKLRYIEYEYVNGRREYITSTALLSKELEKALHFSNQGKTISQISDILVNQDITKDEAKEYVEELIENQLLISELEPHVSGVDFLSILISLLKNKEITKEYSTLITIQKKLDELDENISNDTQLYLEIEELIKSFQIKYEGKFLFQTDLYYKNKIELPLRWRKELKTGISLLNRITSINKETYLQRFKKAFLERFDQEEIPLLYALDTEIGIGYRQDIIAKGVHLYLTGFTIPISKEKQELNIRLTSLQILLNQKLQEMQFENTTIIQLTDEDFNDYTENWEDIPDTFSIVAEIISENNKEKLILQGYRGSSAANLLARFSSEKSDIQNVTKKIVQKEAELNSSYVLAEILHLPEARIGNIIKRPILRSYEIPYLSQSILSKENQISVDDLYVSVRENKIVLRSKKLDKEVKPYLTNSHNYSANSLPVYHFLCDLHSQNIRPRLQFDWGDIKHLYNFFPRIEYKNIIISKACWKINEKEFEKLNRIKDDKLELRKQSNEWRQKRKIPAWIQWVRNDNALTLNLENYEMLKLFIQIVSKEKVILVEEFLYNENDNFKREFIFPMYKEKKNQ